The genomic window TGTTGAGAATGAACAACTAATATTTTCAATTTTTTGGGTCCCTGGAACGATCGCTGAGGAAAATGAATAAAGACCGGGAATTTGAATTTAAAAAAGTACAAATAGAAAGCTTTTTAAAAGTAGCTTTTCAAAAAAAGTTTGGCCGAAATTCCAGGGTTTCCATCCGTAAAAGGCAAAAATTTATGGATGAAATAACCCGAAAAGTCAGTAAGAAATTCGGCAAAGATGTGTTGTGCCTTGTTGATTTTACAAAACAGGGGTTCGTGACCCTGGTTTCTCCAGCAAGAAAAATTTCCACTGAAAAAGGCAAGTTAACGCAGTCGTTCACGCATCCTCAGGTGTTTTATACGTCTCATTGCATCGACCGTTTCAGTCAGAGAACAAAAACGGAAGCCAATTGTGTGGTATTTCTTGATTCCTTCATGAATGATGCCTTGCTCTCTTATGGGGAGAACGAAGGGAATTTAACCTGCCCCACCGGTGTTTTTGCCTATGAACTGGAAAACTACCGGTTGATAGTCAAGACTTTCGTTAATTTTGAATTGCTTTCAGCGGCTCAGATCAAGAAGTTTTATGGCCCCGGTATGATATCCACGTTTCCAGAGGAATTTTTAACAGATGAAGCCACAGAAAGTGACTTCATCATAGGAGACGAATTCGCCGATTTTGCAAAGTAGCCATGAGTTTGAGATAAGAAATTATTTTCTCTATTTTCAGAAGCCGGTCTTTTTCTACCCCTGTTATTTTTAGATTCCTAAACATCATCTCCTGAACCCTCGCATTAATGATCCAGCTTTTCAATGTTACAAAAAATTATGGGGGAGTGACCCCGGCTCTCATTGACGTTACTTTTTCCGTCAAAAAAGGTGAGTTTATATTTTTGACTGGGCCTAGTGGCGCGGGTAAAACCACCCTTTTAAAAATACTTTTTCGAACGGAAAAATTCGACCGTGGGCAGGTATTGGTGCATGGAATGAACATAGGGAAAATTCCTGACCGAAAGCTTTACACCTTGAGACGCGAGATTGGTTTTGTTTTTCAGGATTACAAACTCCTTGCAAGGAAAAGCGTCTTTGAAAATGTGTCTTTTGCTCAGGAGGTGATCGGCGCGGATAGAAAACGGATTCGTTTTAAAACCTGGGAAGCATTAAAGAATGTGGGATTGACTCATAAGAAAGACGCCTATCCTCCGCAATTGTCCGGCGGGGAGCAACAGCGGGTGGCCATCGCCAGGGCATTGGTTAATTCTCCAAAGATTATTCTTGCCGATGAACCCACGGGAAATTTAGACCCGGAAATCTCTCTGGAAATATTAAATTTATTTGAACATGCGGTAAAAAAAGGAGTCACGGTTGTTTTTGCCACCCATGATCAGGAAATGATCCGTTCCAGAAATCATCGTGTGATCGTGATCAAACGAGGGGAGTTGGTTGAACGTTGAAAAGGATTTTACAATTTGTGTTGAACGCGGTTTCAACCACCATTTCCAATATAAAATCCAATCGCCAGGTTTTTCTGGTTTCGATTACAACGATCACGATTGCCTTTTCAATCCTGGGACTATTTCTGGTCATATTTGTCAACCTCAATTCCTTTTTGATCACCTGGAACCAACAGGTTCAATTGATCGTCTATCTGGAAGATACTGTCACTACAGAGCAACGCCAGGCTTTGGAGCAGGTGATTTCCATTAATCCAGATGTGGAGTCCATGACCTTTATTCCAAGGGAGGCCGCGTGGGCAAAATTTAAAAATACTTTTTCGTCCAAAAAATCCAATTTCATTGACGACTTGACATTCAATCCTTTACCTAGTTCCTACAATCTAAAATTTAAGCCTGCAGAGGACCGATTTTTGAAAATTCGTCAATTTTCAGAAACTTTTAAGACGAAGGATGGTGTTGAATCGGTTGAGTTTGGTGAAAAGTGGTTGGCAACATTTGAAAATTTCATGGTTTTCATTCGCATTTTCATTTTAGCCATTGGATCGCTATTGGCCCTGGGTTTGATTTTTATTATATCCAATACCATCAAGTTATCGTTTTATTCACGTCAAGATGAAATCGAGTTGATGCTTTTGATTGGCGCCACTCCCAATTTTATCGTCATTCCTTTTCTGATAGAGGGGATGCTACAGGGACTATTAGGGAGTATTTTGGGCCTTACTTTAATAAAGTTTCTGCATATTTATATTAGCATTCAGTTTCAAGGTTCACTCGAGTCTATTGCCCGCGGTATGGGTTTCCAATTTATAACCGCACCCTTGATTTTTAGCCTTTTAATAGCAGGAGTTTTCATTGGCTGGCTGGGCAGTTTAATTTCTATCCGCCAATTTTTAAGTCTGGGCCACAAAAAATGAGATTCCTTTTTAAAAAAAATTGGTATCTCCCTTTTAGTCTGGCTTTAGTGGTTTTGGTTCTATCTGGTCCCGGGAGCGCCGATACGATTAAGGACATTCAGGTTCAGATAGCACTGGAAAAAACAGAACTCGATAAATTAAAAGCCCAATTGGATAAACACAACAAATCCATTGAATCTGCTGGGGCTAAGGAAAGCTCAGTATTGACGACGCTGCAGAAAATTGACAACGGCTTGAAGATGAAAGAAAGGGAGCTGAAGATTCATCAGTATAATAAGGCAATAAACCAACAGAAAATATCTGAATCTTCAGAAAATATTGCCGTTGCTGAAAATCAATTGGTTCAACAAAAACAGATTCTGGCGAAGAGGCTTCGGGCCATTTTTAAAGAGGGAAACATGTTTCCCATTAAAGTGCTTTTTTCGGCTGAGAATTTTAACGACCTTATTCAGCGTATAAAATATATGGAATTGGTTACGGCCTATGACTCTTCATTATTTGAAAAGTACGATGAACGGTTAAAGCAACTTGAAGATGGAAAAAAAGCGTTACTTGTTGCGCGAGCCAAACTTGATAAACTGCAGCAGGACACCCTTAAAAAAAACGATGAAATCAAAAAGGAAAAAACCGAAAAGTCAGCGTTTTTGAATAAACTTAAAAAAGAAAAACAATTAAGCGCCAAACTGAAAGAGGAACTCCTGCAGGCTTCAAATAATTTAAACAACCTGATTTTTAAATTGGAACAAAAGCTTGGAAAAGACCAGGGACTGGATTTTGGCGATAAAAAAGGCTGGTTGGCCCTCCCGGTTAATGGGCAGTTTCTCAATAAATTTGGCAAGAAAAGGGATAAACAATATGATTCCTATATCGTTTATAATGGAGTGGACATCAAGGCGGCCAAAGGAACCCCTGTCCGCTCGATTTTTTCGGGAAATGTGTTGTATGCCAATGAACTGGAAGGTTATGGCAACCTTGTGATCATAGGGCATGGTAAAGATTACCATTCTCTGTATGGTCATCTGGATGAAATAATCACCAAAGAGGGCCGCACCGTCCAGCCCAGTCAAATCATTGGCCGGTCAGGAGACACTGGCTCCCTGGTGGGGGAAACCCTCTATTTTGAACTGAGGCACAAAGGCAAACCGATCGAACCCACCCGTTGGTTCAGGCTAGCCCAAAAGTAAGTGTTTAGCATTTGAAACTATGAGTAACATAATGAGTATTAAAGGTTTTGTGTTTAGATAAACCAAAAATTTTCATTTTGAATCAATACTCTTTATAATAAATATTAATAATATTAAAATTTTTTTGGGAGAAACCAACTTGACTTCCGTGGAGCAGCAAACCAAATCCAATAAAGCACATTTATTTCCCAAGGCAGTGGCGACCATCGGCATGCTGGCTGTATTAATCATTCTGGGGTTCGGGGAGTTTGCCAAAGCGGAAGAAATGGGTACAGTAAAGGAAAAATCTTCCACAAAAAATTATGAAAAGTTGAAAGCCTTTTCCGAGATTCTTTCCCTGATCGAGTCCAGCTATGTTGAAGAGGTCGAATCCGAGAACCTGATTGATGGAGCGATCAGTGGCATGGTCAAATCACTGGACCCGCATTCATCTTACCTGCCGCCAACTTCTTATAAAGAAATGCTTGTGGATACCTCTGGAAAATTTGGAGGATTGGGCATTGAGATCAGCTTAAAAAAGGGAATATTGACCGTTATTTCTCCTATAGAGGAAACTCCTGCTTTTAAAGCGGGAATTCAGGCGGGTGACAAAATCATCAAGATTGAAGATGAATCCACTCTGGACATGACGCTCACCGATGCAGTATCCCGTTTGCGTGGAAAGACCGGGGAACCCATCACCATCACTATTTTCAGAGAATCTCTTGATGCGCCCAAAGAGTACACGATTGTCAGGGATATCATTAAGGTACGGAGTGTCGTCAAGAAGGTGTACCACAATGATATTGGCTATGTGAAAATCCGAAGTTTTTCCAAGTCCACCAGTGCGGACCTCGATGCGGCTCTTGCTGAATTTGAGAGAATCGGCGTTTCCAGATTGATCCTGGATGTACGTAACAACCCAGGTGGATTGCTCAATCAGGCGGTGGAGGTTTCTGACCGGTTTCTTAAAAAAGAGAATTTGATTGTTTATACCAAAGGTCGGACCAACGAACAGAATATGCGGTTCACCACCCATGATAAAGTGAACCGGGTGAGCTACCCCATGATTGTTCTGGTTAATGGCGGTAGTGCCAGCGCTTCAGAAATTGTGGCAGGAGCCCTGCAAGACCTTGGGCGTGCGATTATTTTAGGAACCACCACTTTTGGGAAAGGGTCCGTTCAGACCATCATACCCTTAACAGATGGTTCCGCATTGCGGTTGACGACGGCACGGTATTACACCCCCAGTGGACGGATCATTCAGGAAAATGGAATCGTGCCTGATATTATCGTGGAAATGCCTTTGCCATCTGAATTGAAAGAAGATGAAGCGGATGAAGAAGAGAAGAATCCTGAAAAAGATAAACTCCGCCGTTATCTTCGCGAAAAGGATTTAAAAAAACACCTCAAGGGCAAAAAAAGTTTTGATGGAGTGGACGAGCGAACTCCGACGGAAATAGAACAGGAAGAAGCAGAAGCAAAAGAAAAAGAGAACGCAGAGGATAGCGCCTCGTTGGAAGCAGAGTTGAAAAAAGATCCGCAACTCAAGACAGCCCTGGCTCTTCTTGAAGGATGGGATATTATGAAAAAAACCTTAAAATCCAACCCCACAAATGATAACTCCCTGATTCCTAATCAGGTCAGCATGAATTAATAAGGCAATTTTTTTTTTAATGGATGATATTCCTCCCTACTCTCTCCCGGTGGAGAGGTAGGGAGGTTTCATTTTTTTATGAGGTTTTTGAAAACTATCAATGTTGGTCCTGGGCATAGAAACATCCTGTGATGAAACAGCGGCGGCTGTACTAAAAGGTGGTAAAGAGCTGTTATCCAACGTCATTTCCGATCAAATCCAAATCCACAACCAATATGGAGGCGTGGTCCCGGAAATTGCGGGGCGCTGTCATGTTGAACGCATTCATCGTGTCATCAATCAATCCCTGAAGGAAGCGGGCGTTACCCTGAAAGATATCGACCTCATTGCCGTCACCAAGGGACCGGGGCTGGTGGGGGCCTTGCTGGTAGGGCTCAATACCGCCAAGGGGATCGCTTATGCGGCCCAAAAACCTCTCATCGGCGTTAACCATCTGGAGGGCCACCTGCTTGCTGTTTTCCTGCAGGAAGACGTAGCCTTTCCTTTCCTGGCTCTCGGCGTGTCCGGCGGGCACACGGACCTGTACCGCGTGGATGGGTTTGGCAAGTACAAGCTTCTGGGAAGAACTCGGGACGATGCGGCAGGCGAGTGTTTCGATAAAGTCGCCAAGATGATGGGGCTTGCCTATCCCGGTGGACCGATCATTGAGAAAACAGCCCGTTCGGGAAATTCAAAGGCTTTCAAGTTTCCGCGCGCGTTTTTGGAGAAAGAGTCGTTGGATTTCAGTTTCAGTGGATTAAAAACCGCCGTCCGCAACCTGCTCGAGAAACGCAGTAAAGGTGAATGGCCCAAACTATCAGATGCAGACGTGGCCGCCAGTTTTCAAGAAGCGGTGATTGATGTCCTGGTCAAAAAGATGTTACTGGCCTGCGAGCAGAATGACCTTGAACGGGTGGTGGTGACCGGCGGCGTTGCCTCCAACGGCGCCTTGCGAGAAGCAGTCAAAACCGCCGCCGAAGAAAACGGCATGCAATCGTATTTTCCAAAGCCCGTCTATTGCACCGACAACGCCGCCATGATCGCCTGCGCCGGCTATCATCGCTACACAAATGGCGACCATCCAAAAGATAACTCCCTGGACCTCGATGCCCGCGCGACTTTGCCGTTATAGGAAGGAAAGGTAAGCTCCAATGTGCTCACTTTAAAGACACGATGTAACAAGTCAACTCATCACCAACCATGTATCTGGCGAAAGCTTAATTCATCTCTTCTTTGAGGTTTATCTCAAGGATACAGCCCGCGCATCATTTGAGCTTCCGCTACTCGTTTGATGCCGATCATCAGAGCGGCTGTACGCATTCCCACTTTTTCCTGTTGATGCAATGTATAGGTTTCCTCGAAGGCGTTTCGCATGATCTTTTCCATGCGCTTGTAAACATCATCCATTTCCCAGAAAAAACTCTGCAGTCCTTGCACCCATTCAAAATAGGAAACCACCACGCCCCCGGAGTTACACAATATATCTGGAATCAGGAAAATCCCACTTTCTTCTAAAATTTTGTCCGCTTCCAGGGTTGTGGGGCCATTTGCCCCTTCCGCGAAAATTTTGCAATTAATTTTCCTTGCGTTTTTTTCTGTCACCTGATTTTCCAGAGCTGCCAATACTAAAATGTCGCATTTGGTGGTCAGCAATTTGGCGTTGGTGATTTTTTCCATATCCGGGAAGTTGTCCAATTGCCGGTCCTCAAGCGAATGTTGGTGCAGGGGGTCGATGGGAATTCCATTTTTGTTGAAGATCCCGCCCAGTGAATTGCTGACCGCGATGATTTTCGCCCCCATCCCCTGTAAAAATTTGGCTGAGTAATAACCAACGTTGCCGAATCCCTGCACCACCACCGTTGCCCCCTCCAGCGGCAAATTGATTTTTTTGGCCGCATGCGCGATGGATTGCGCCACCCCCAGGCCAGTAGCTTCCCTGCGTCCCAGGGAACCTCCCATGATTTCCGGTTTTCCCGTGACCACGCCCATGGTATGGAATCCCGTCTGCATGCTGTAAGTGTCCATGATCCAGGCCATGGTCTGTGAATTGGTCCCCACATCCGGCGCGGGAACGTCTTTTTCCGGCCCGATGATCGGGAAAATCGCGGTGGTGTACCTGCGTGTCAACCTTTCCAGCTCGTTTTGCGACATTTCCTTGGGATCGCAGTTAACCCCGCCTTTAGCACCGCCGAGTGGAATGTTCATCAGTCCCCCTTTCCAGGTCATCCAGGTGGCCAGAGCCGTGACTTCACCCAGGTTGACGCTGGGATGGTAGCGCAGTCCGCCTTTTCCCGGCCCCAGGGCGCTATTGTGCTGAACTCTGTAGCCATAAAAAGTTTTGACTGTCCCGTTATCCATTTTTATAGGAAGACTGACCATCAGGGACCGGTCCGGTGTTATCATCCATTCCGCCACGTCTGGCGGCAGCTTTAACAGATCGACCGCCTTGTGGAACTGGGTCAAAGCCATTTGATAGAGCGGGGTAAAATATTCTGGATTGGTTCTCTGCTCTGGAACTAAATTCATAAATGATTCTCCCGTAGGGTGGGCGGCGACTTGCTTCTTGAGAAATAAAATGGATGCTGTTAGGCTTTTGGCCTTATTAAATTCCAACTTTTGTTAAATTGCAATTTTGATTTCATCATGCGCGTATTAGTTACAGGTGGCGGCGGGTTTCTGGGCAGTCACATTGCCAATAGGCTGAATAACCGGGGGGACCAGGTTTCCGTTCTGGGGCGGAGAAAATATTCTTACCTGGGAGAAGGAATCGAATCCATCGTCTGCGATATTCGCGACAGTCAGGGGGTTGCTGACGCGCTCAAGGGCTGTGATGCGGTGTTTCATTCAGCGGCGATTCCCGGTGTTTGGGGGGATTTTAAGAAATACCACAGCATCAATGTGGAGGGCACGCACAATGTGATTGAGGGTTGCCGGGAGCATGGAGTTAAGAAATTGATATTTACAAGTTCTCCCAGTGTCGTGTTTGGCGATTCGGATCTGGAGAACGTGGACGAGAGCGTCCCTTACCCAGAAAGCTATCTTTGTCATTATCCCGAAACCAAGGCCATGGCGGAGCGAATGGTCATGGATGCTAACGGATTGGATGGATTGGCGACGGTTTCTCTACGCCCGCATCTGATCTGGGGAGCGGGGGACCCGCATCTGGTTCCCCGAATCCTGGAACGGGCCAAAAAGGGAAATCTGGTACGAGTGGGAAGCGGAACCAACCTGGTGGACATGATCCATGTGGAGAATGCCGCCGCCGCGCATGTGCAGGTTTGCGATGCTTTAGAATCGGGGGCTAAAGTGGCGGGCCAATGTTATTTTGTCAGCGATGGAGAGCCGGTGGTGTTATGGGATTGGATCGACCATCTGCTGATGGCCCTCGAACTTCCTATCGTAGAAAGGACCGTTTCCTATAAAACCGCATGGATTCTGGGAGGCATTCTGGAAAGAACTTATGGATTGTTGCGGATCAAGCGCGAGCCTCTCATGACGCGATTTGTGGCGGCTCAATTGGCAACTTCCCATTATTTCGATATCTCAAAAGCAAAACGGGATTTTGGGTATACGCCGGTGATCAGTCCGGATACGGGGATGGAGCAGATGATCAAGACTCTTCGGCAGGTTCCCCCAGCATATTAATTTTGTGCGCCATGCTTCCCGCTCCAAAGCCGTTATCGATATTGACCGTTGCGATGCCCTGAGCACAGCTGTTTAGCATGGTGAGCAGTGCCGCCACTCCGTTGAAAGAAGCACCATAGCCGACGCTGGTGGGTACCGCAATGACCGGACTTTCCATCAATCCCCCCAAGACGCTGGCCAATGCCCCATCCATCCCCGCGACTGCCACCACCACACGGGCCCGGCGCAAGTGGTCTATATTATGCAGTAAGCGGTGAATGCCCGCGACCCCGACATCAAAAACCGTTTCCACCTTGCTGCCAAATAATTCCGCTGTGACCACGGCTTCCTCGGCGATTGGTATGTCGGACGTTCCGGCGGTGACGACCACGATCAAGCCTTTGCCCTGAACCTTTTTCTTTTTTCGGATCACCAGGGTTTGGGACAATTCGTTGTATTCGGCCTTTTTGGGCAGGTGACGCTTGATGACTTTGAGAACCTCCGGTGCGAGTTTGGTGGCGAGGATATCGCTTCCGGCCTCGCTCATTTTCTGGATGATGGACACCAACTGTTTTGGGGTTTTGCCCTGGCAGAAAATAACTTCGGGTTGTCCGGTTCTCAGGTGACGATGATGGTCGATGCGGGCAAATTCCAGATTTTCAAACGGAAGAGTTTTCAGGATTTCCAGACTTTGAGCCGGAGTCATTTTTTGGTGGTAAAGATCGGTCAGAATCTTTTTCAGTTCCTCTTTTTTCATTCCAATCCCCTGACCCCGGAAAATTCGGTGTCGATTTCCACGCTCATCAAATCTTCCAGCGCTTTGTGTGGTGATTTATCCTCGTAAATCACGCGATACGTTTCTTCAATGATCGCCGCCTGAATTTTGAATTTATTTTTTAAGGCAAATGCCGATTTGACAGTAAAAATTCCCTCGGCCACCATTTTCATATTTTTGGTGATTTCGCTTAATTTTTTCCCTTGCCCGAGTTGGATGCCAACGTTGCGGTTGCGGCTCAGGTCCCCCGTGCAGGTTAGTACCAGGTCCCCCATACCGGAAAGCCCGGAAAACGTTTCCGGACGAGCCCCCTGCGCGGTGCCGATGCGCGTGATTTCCACCAGGCCCCGGGTGATCAGGGCGGCTCTGGGGTTGTATCCCAATTGCATCCCGTCACAAATCCCGGTAGCAATGGCGATGACATTTTTTAAAGCCCCGCCAATTTCCACCCCCAGAGGATCGGTGCTGGTGAAGACTTTCATTTTAGGTGTAGAAAATATTTCACGAACGCGCTCTGCGGTTTCCATAGTATCGGCGGCGGCCACCAGTGCGGATGGCAGTCCCTGGGCGATTTCCTTGGCGAACGTGGGGCCGGAAATGGCCGCTGACGTGTGCGGGACATCCAATTCCTGCTCCAGTATCTGGTGGATGGTGCAAAGGGTTTCATTTTCTATGCCCTTGCTGGCGTTAATGAGGAGGCACCCGGGTTTTAAATAGGGCTTAATATTTTTTATGGTTTGCCGCATCACATGGGTGGGCACAACTAAAAGAAGAATGGATTTATCCGCAACGGCTTCTTTAAGGGAAGCCGTGGGATGAATATTTTGGTGTAAAGGGAACCCCGGCAGGAAAAGGGTGTTCTCCCGCTTCTTTATCATGCTTGCACAAAGATCTTCCTCATAGACCCAGAGGGGAAAGGAATACCCCTTTTCTGCCAATAAAAGAGCCAGGGCGGTTCCCCAGCTTCCGGCGCCAATAATCCCTAAAGATTCATATGTCATGGAAAAAATTCGCGGATTGAAAGGTTTAAATCATTATATTTCTACATATTATAGCGAAAGGATTGCCTACGCCATAAAACTATTTTTGCAAGGAAATGGTTGTGAAAATGACCCTTGTATGTCCATTTTCTTTGTGCTTAAATCGAAAACAATCTGAATAATTATTAAAAGTAAAAATATATCCGTTTTTTAGCATCACTATTCATTAAATGATATCCGAAATTTTCCTAATTTTATGGCCAAGCGAGTAAAGGTTACCAGAAAAGAACTGCTTAAGGAACCCGACCAGTTTCTTTCCGCTTCACAGAAGGTTTCGTTATATGCTTCTCAACACAAGAATAATTTATTGATTGGCACCGGTGTGGTCGTGGTAATTTTTGCGCTTCTAGGAGGATATCGATACAACCAGCAGGTGCAGAACTTGAGGATGGAGTCCTTGTATTTTAAAATGGTTAAACTCCATGATCAGAAACCTGGCAAGGACTCTCCGGACAACACAGGCGAATTGGAAACGTTACTGGGACAGTTCAATGCGGGGCCTCAACAAGTGCGGGCCAGTTTGTTGGTGGCAGAGGAGTATTTCCGCAAGGAACAGTTTGACAAGGCAATTGCTCTTTATACCGATATTCAGCAGCGGTCTGAGTCAAAAGATCTTTCCAATCAACTGGCAAAAGTTGGTCTGGCCTATTCTTATGAGGGTAAAAAGGACTATGCAAAGGCAATCGAAACCTACATAGCTCTTGTGAATAAACCGGACGGATTTCCATTATTCGATGTTTATATAAGTCTGGCTAGATGTTACGAATTGAACAAAGATAAAAAGAATGCTCTCTTAATCCTGCGAGAAATTGAAACTAAATTTCAGGGGCACCCACAGTTGGGATCCGTAGAACGCCGAATCGCCAGCTTGTCGGGGCAGACATGAGTATAAATTTTTCTTTTAGTGGTTATGTCTTTAAAAGAGCATAAAAAGTTTCTCCCGCTTGTTGTTTTGATTCCCTTTTTGTTGGGAATCATTCTTCTTATTCCGCCCTCCGCATTTACCGTGCCTTTTATTTCCAAAGAAACCGAACTTTCCATGGGAAAGGGCGCCGATAAACAGGTTGTCCAGCAATATGGAATTTATCAGGACAAAGAGCTTCAACTTTATGTCAATAAAGTGGGGCAAAAACTGGTTTCCAACCTTTCCGATAAAGTATTTCGCCGTTATTTCTTCAAGTTGGTGGACAGCTCCGAGATAAACGCCTTTGCCCTGCCAGGGGGGTATATCTATGTGACCCGGGGCCTCTTGGCGATGCTAAACAGTGAGGCTGAGTTGGCGGGGGTGTTGGGGCATGAAATTGCTCATGTGACCTTACATCACGGCGCTAAAATGATGGTCCGTTCCATTGGCGCTCAGATTTTAAGTATCGGTGGCGCCATTGCCAGCCCAGAAAATGCGGGGCAATGGTTGGCGGTGAGTACGGCTATGTTTCAACAGATCAACCTTGGTTATGGAAGGGATGCCGAGCTTGAATCGGACGCCCAGGGAATGTTGACAGCAACAGAGTCTGGGTACAAACCAGTGGGAATCGTGAATTTTCTAAAAAATCTCCGAAGGCAGGAAATCATGACCGGTCAGTCCTATCACAGTTTTCAGGCTTCGCATCCTGATACAAAGGACCGGGTCATTAAAGCGGATTTGATGGCCACATCTGTAGAAAGAAATAAGAAAAACCTGACACTCAATCGTGAAGTTTATCTTTCAAAGATCAAAGGATTAACGTATAGCGGTAAATCCCAGGGAAAAACAGAAATAAATTACAAGCCGCAATATATTGATGTTTACGAAGTGCAGCCAGGGGATACGTTTCAGAGTATTGCCACAAAGGAACTGGGCGATAATAAGCTGGATCTGGATATTTCTGTTCTCAACGGAAGAAAAGAAAATTCTCAACCCGTTGCCGGAGAGTTGTTAAAATTAATCCGTGATGGAATCGATCCTGGCAATAAAATTTTAAAATTACAGAATAATACTCCTTGATTTTCTTATGGAGAAAGTTGTAACTTTAGCAAAAACCTACACCGTTTATTTGAAGGCGGGTGGGGAGGTTTGTAATAGGCTGGGCCGTGGAACCCGGGTTTGTCCTGTAAAAAGAAGCGGAGAATGGGTTAAAATTTCCTGGAAAAAAAAGAAAAAAGAGAGGCTGGATTCATAACCTTTTGGATTCCAGCAATATCAATGGGGATGAACTGCATTTCTAAAAGACGAGTTGAAATTTAATTTCAATAATCAGTCGGATGGTTGGGGGCCATGAACGATCAAAACTTAGATCATATTGATGACGAAGAGTTGTTGAGTTTGTTTTATGCGACGGAGAAATTATTGCAATCCAATAATAATATTGCGGACCCGTCGGCACTGAGAAAAATCGAGTCCATC from Nitrospinota bacterium includes these protein-coding regions:
- a CDS encoding S41 family peptidase, yielding MEQQTKSNKAHLFPKAVATIGMLAVLIILGFGEFAKAEEMGTVKEKSSTKNYEKLKAFSEILSLIESSYVEEVESENLIDGAISGMVKSLDPHSSYLPPTSYKEMLVDTSGKFGGLGIEISLKKGILTVISPIEETPAFKAGIQAGDKIIKIEDESTLDMTLTDAVSRLRGKTGEPITITIFRESLDAPKEYTIVRDIIKVRSVVKKVYHNDIGYVKIRSFSKSTSADLDAALAEFERIGVSRLILDVRNNPGGLLNQAVEVSDRFLKKENLIVYTKGRTNEQNMRFTTHDKVNRVSYPMIVLVNGGSASASEIVAGALQDLGRAIILGTTTFGKGSVQTIIPLTDGSALRLTTARYYTPSGRIIQENGIVPDIIVEMPLPSELKEDEADEEEKNPEKDKLRRYLREKDLKKHLKGKKSFDGVDERTPTEIEQEEAEAKEKENAEDSASLEAELKKDPQLKTALALLEGWDIMKKTLKSNPTNDNSLIPNQVSMN
- a CDS encoding peptidoglycan DD-metalloendopeptidase family protein codes for the protein MVLSGPGSADTIKDIQVQIALEKTELDKLKAQLDKHNKSIESAGAKESSVLTTLQKIDNGLKMKERELKIHQYNKAINQQKISESSENIAVAENQLVQQKQILAKRLRAIFKEGNMFPIKVLFSAENFNDLIQRIKYMELVTAYDSSLFEKYDERLKQLEDGKKALLVARAKLDKLQQDTLKKNDEIKKEKTEKSAFLNKLKKEKQLSAKLKEELLQASNNLNNLIFKLEQKLGKDQGLDFGDKKGWLALPVNGQFLNKFGKKRDKQYDSYIVYNGVDIKAAKGTPVRSIFSGNVLYANELEGYGNLVIIGHGKDYHSLYGHLDEIITKEGRTVQPSQIIGRSGDTGSLVGETLYFELRHKGKPIEPTRWFRLAQK
- a CDS encoding NAD-dependent epimerase/dehydratase family protein — protein: MRVLVTGGGGFLGSHIANRLNNRGDQVSVLGRRKYSYLGEGIESIVCDIRDSQGVADALKGCDAVFHSAAIPGVWGDFKKYHSINVEGTHNVIEGCREHGVKKLIFTSSPSVVFGDSDLENVDESVPYPESYLCHYPETKAMAERMVMDANGLDGLATVSLRPHLIWGAGDPHLVPRILERAKKGNLVRVGSGTNLVDMIHVENAAAAHVQVCDALESGAKVAGQCYFVSDGEPVVLWDWIDHLLMALELPIVERTVSYKTAWILGGILERTYGLLRIKREPLMTRFVAAQLATSHYFDISKAKRDFGYTPVISPDTGMEQMIKTLRQVPPAY
- the ftsE gene encoding cell division ATP-binding protein FtsE encodes the protein MIQLFNVTKNYGGVTPALIDVTFSVKKGEFIFLTGPSGAGKTTLLKILFRTEKFDRGQVLVHGMNIGKIPDRKLYTLRREIGFVFQDYKLLARKSVFENVSFAQEVIGADRKRIRFKTWEALKNVGLTHKKDAYPPQLSGGEQQRVAIARALVNSPKIILADEPTGNLDPEISLEILNLFEHAVKKGVTVVFATHDQEMIRSRNHRVIVIKRGELVER
- a CDS encoding permease-like cell division protein FtsX produces the protein MKRILQFVLNAVSTTISNIKSNRQVFLVSITTITIAFSILGLFLVIFVNLNSFLITWNQQVQLIVYLEDTVTTEQRQALEQVISINPDVESMTFIPREAAWAKFKNTFSSKKSNFIDDLTFNPLPSSYNLKFKPAEDRFLKIRQFSETFKTKDGVESVEFGEKWLATFENFMVFIRIFILAIGSLLALGLIFIISNTIKLSFYSRQDEIELMLLIGATPNFIVIPFLIEGMLQGLLGSILGLTLIKFLHIYISIQFQGSLESIARGMGFQFITAPLIFSLLIAGVFIGWLGSLISIRQFLSLGHKK
- a CDS encoding Glu/Leu/Phe/Val dehydrogenase codes for the protein MNLVPEQRTNPEYFTPLYQMALTQFHKAVDLLKLPPDVAEWMITPDRSLMVSLPIKMDNGTVKTFYGYRVQHNSALGPGKGGLRYHPSVNLGEVTALATWMTWKGGLMNIPLGGAKGGVNCDPKEMSQNELERLTRRYTTAIFPIIGPEKDVPAPDVGTNSQTMAWIMDTYSMQTGFHTMGVVTGKPEIMGGSLGRREATGLGVAQSIAHAAKKINLPLEGATVVVQGFGNVGYYSAKFLQGMGAKIIAVSNSLGGIFNKNGIPIDPLHQHSLEDRQLDNFPDMEKITNAKLLTTKCDILVLAALENQVTEKNARKINCKIFAEGANGPTTLEADKILEESGIFLIPDILCNSGGVVVSYFEWVQGLQSFFWEMDDVYKRMEKIMRNAFEETYTLHQQEKVGMRTAALMIGIKRVAEAQMMRGLYP
- the tsaD gene encoding tRNA (adenosine(37)-N6)-threonylcarbamoyltransferase complex transferase subunit TsaD yields the protein MLVLGIETSCDETAAAVLKGGKELLSNVISDQIQIHNQYGGVVPEIAGRCHVERIHRVINQSLKEAGVTLKDIDLIAVTKGPGLVGALLVGLNTAKGIAYAAQKPLIGVNHLEGHLLAVFLQEDVAFPFLALGVSGGHTDLYRVDGFGKYKLLGRTRDDAAGECFDKVAKMMGLAYPGGPIIEKTARSGNSKAFKFPRAFLEKESLDFSFSGLKTAVRNLLEKRSKGEWPKLSDADVAASFQEAVIDVLVKKMLLACEQNDLERVVVTGGVASNGALREAVKTAAEENGMQSYFPKPVYCTDNAAMIACAGYHRYTNGDHPKDNSLDLDARATLPL